One Onychostoma macrolepis isolate SWU-2019 chromosome 15, ASM1243209v1, whole genome shotgun sequence DNA segment encodes these proteins:
- the galnt17 gene encoding polypeptide N-acetylgalactosaminyltransferase 17 isoform X2 codes for MYISPPKQWWDEGDTSAPIRTPAMIGCSFVVNREYFGELGLLDAGMDVYGGENIELGIRVWLCGGSMEVLPCSRVAHIARTKKPYHSNIAFHTRRNALRVAEVWMDQYKSNVYLAWNLPMKNHGIDYGDISQRLELRKRLQCKNFEWYLDNIYPEMRTYNNTLFYGEIRNTNVTHLCVDQGIKENHTATLHPCHGWGPQLGRYTEEGYLFLGPLGSTGEDTRCVVDDKISSYPQLLNCEKVSNVRQKTWHFAQNEAIINRATGRCLEVVPANVYFGYTLILRSCTGQKWNIKNLMKQD; via the exons ATGTATATCAGCCCACCGAAACAGTGGTGGGATGAAGGAGACACTTCTGCACCTATCAG gACGCCTGCAATGATAGGCTGCTCTTTTGTGGTAAACCGGGAATACTTTGGGGAGTTGGGCCTACTGGACGCAGGGATGGACGTGTATGGAGGCGAAAATATAGAGCTGGGAATCAGG GTTTGGCTGTGTGGGGGAAGCATGGAAGTTCTGCCTTGTTCCAGAGTGGCCCATATTGCAAGAACAAAAAAGCCCTACCACAGTAACATCGCCTTTCACACTAGGCGCAATGCACTTCGGGTGGCAGAAGTCTGGATGGACCAATACAAATCAAATGTCTATTTGGCATGGAACCTCCCAATGAAG AACCATGGCATTGACTATGGAGACATATCCCAGAGACTAGAGCTCAGGAAAAGACTCCAGTGCAAAAACTTTGAGTGGTACCTCGACAATATCTATCCAGAGATGAGGACATACAACAACACTCTCTTTTATGGAGAG ATACGCAATACCAATGTGACCCATCTGTGTGTGGACCAGGGCATAAAGGAAAACCACACAGCAACTCTGCACCCCTGCCATGGCTGGGGCCCTCAG CTGGGTCGCTACACTGAGGAGGGTTATCTTTTCCTTGGTCCTCTGGGAAGCACTGGCGAAGATACGCGGTGTGTGGTGGACGATAAAATCAGCAGCTACCCACAGCTCCTGAATTGTGAGAAAGTCTCTAATGTACGCCAGAAAACTTGGCACTTTGCACAG AATGAAGCAATCATCAACCGAGCTACAGGACGCTGTCTTGAGGTAGTACCGGCTAATGTCTACTTCGGCTACACTCTGATCCTGCGTTCCTGCACTGGCCAGAAGTGGAACATCAAGAATTTGATGAAACAGGACTGA